In Chryseobacterium lactis, a single genomic region encodes these proteins:
- a CDS encoding phytanoyl-CoA dioxygenase family protein, with product MSLKDLELYKSHIHEYGFSVINTVFSEGEIEKIIDVLNSIDTSRENFRKSEDLFAIRQFLKEIPEIKDLIFNDNIKRIIKDIFGEKYFVVKSIYFDKPETSNWYVAYHQDLTISVDKKTELSGFGPWTTKQNQFAVQPPLNVLENIFTIRIHLDDTDENNGALKVVPGSHAKGIYRPETIDWTVEKENICKVEKGGIMIMKPLILHGSNRTTNGKKRRVIHIEFSDMELPEVLQWSERMN from the coding sequence ATGAGTTTAAAAGACTTAGAATTATATAAAAGCCATATTCATGAATATGGCTTTTCTGTTATCAATACCGTTTTTTCTGAGGGAGAAATTGAAAAGATAATTGATGTTCTCAACAGTATTGATACCTCCAGAGAAAATTTCAGGAAATCTGAAGATCTGTTTGCTATCAGACAGTTTTTAAAAGAAATCCCGGAAATTAAGGATCTGATTTTTAATGACAATATCAAAAGAATCATAAAAGACATCTTTGGAGAAAAATATTTCGTGGTAAAAAGTATTTATTTTGATAAACCGGAAACTTCCAATTGGTATGTTGCCTATCATCAGGATCTGACAATTTCCGTGGATAAAAAAACAGAATTATCAGGCTTCGGACCATGGACGACAAAACAAAACCAGTTTGCTGTACAACCTCCGCTGAATGTGCTGGAAAATATATTCACCATCAGAATTCATCTGGACGATACGGATGAAAATAACGGAGCATTAAAGGTCGTTCCGGGCTCTCATGCCAAAGGAATCTACAGACCTGAAACGATTGATTGGACGGTAGAAAAAGAGAATATCTGCAAGGTGGAAAAGGGAGGAATTATGATCATGAAGCCTCTTATCCTTCACGGCTCCAACCGGACAACCAACGGAAAGAAGAGAAGAGTTATCCATATAGAATTTTCAGACATGGAACTTCCGGAAGTCCTGCAATGGTCAGAAAGAATGAATTAA
- a CDS encoding dicarboxylate/amino acid:cation symporter encodes MKGQNKLFIAIVIALILGVGIGGIVHVKYPESAEPFSKNIKLLGTVFIRLVQMIIAPLVFTTLVVGIAKMSDIKMIGRVGTKAMLWFISASLVSLFIGLMLVNWLEPGHVTKLPIQDVASAEDLLKSSKSFSMEDFVKHMIPKSLFEAFATNEVLQIVVFAIMFGVALANLGEEYAQPVVKLFDIIAHAILKMVGYIMWFAPFGVLGAIAAVVATNGFEIFKVYAIYLRDFFFALGVLWLVLLLVGYFILGNRLFDLLKRIKEPLLIAFSTTSSEAVFPKLVEELEKFGCNSRVVSFILPLGYSFNLDGSMMYMTFASIFIAQIYGIEMTLGQQITMLLVLMLTSKGIAGVPRASLVIIVATCSMFGIPPEGIALILPIDHFCDMGRSMTNVLGNTLATSAVSKWEGQLTEPLDKI; translated from the coding sequence ATGAAAGGACAAAATAAACTTTTTATAGCGATTGTCATTGCACTTATTCTGGGAGTAGGAATCGGAGGCATAGTACATGTGAAATATCCGGAAAGTGCAGAACCTTTTTCCAAGAACATAAAATTGTTGGGAACTGTTTTCATCAGGTTGGTACAGATGATTATAGCACCGTTGGTTTTTACGACCCTTGTAGTGGGAATTGCTAAAATGAGTGATATCAAAATGATCGGAAGAGTAGGAACGAAGGCAATGCTTTGGTTTATTTCCGCTTCTTTGGTTTCTCTTTTTATCGGATTAATGTTGGTGAACTGGCTTGAGCCGGGACATGTAACGAAATTACCAATTCAGGATGTGGCTTCTGCTGAAGATCTTCTTAAAAGCAGCAAAAGTTTTTCCATGGAAGACTTCGTAAAACATATGATCCCTAAAAGTTTATTTGAAGCTTTTGCAACCAATGAAGTTTTGCAGATCGTTGTATTTGCTATTATGTTTGGTGTTGCCCTGGCTAATTTGGGCGAAGAATATGCGCAGCCTGTAGTGAAACTTTTTGATATTATAGCCCATGCCATCCTTAAAATGGTAGGATATATCATGTGGTTTGCTCCTTTCGGTGTATTGGGAGCAATCGCTGCAGTAGTTGCGACCAACGGATTTGAAATTTTTAAAGTATATGCAATTTATTTGAGAGATTTCTTCTTTGCATTGGGAGTTCTTTGGCTGGTACTTTTATTGGTAGGTTATTTTATCTTAGGAAACCGTCTTTTCGATTTACTGAAGAGAATTAAAGAACCTTTATTGATTGCCTTCTCTACAACAAGTTCAGAAGCCGTATTCCCTAAACTGGTAGAAGAGCTTGAAAAATTCGGATGTAACAGCAGAGTAGTATCATTTATTTTACCCTTAGGATACTCTTTCAACCTGGATGGAAGTATGATGTATATGACATTTGCCTCTATCTTCATTGCACAGATTTATGGCATCGAAATGACGCTTGGACAGCAGATTACCATGCTTTTGGTGTTAATGCTTACCTCAAAAGGAATTGCGGGTGTCCCAAGAGCCTCATTGGTAATTATTGTAGCCACCTGCTCAATGTTCGGAATTCCACCGGAAGGTATTGCCTTAATCTTGCCAATTGACCATTTCTGTGATATGGGAAGAAGTATGACTAACGTATTAGGAAATACATTAGCGACGTCCGCAGTTTCCAAATGGGAAGGACAATTAACGGAACCTTTAGACAAAATCTAA
- a CDS encoding BON domain-containing protein — MKKTIAMAALAVAVSFGAVSCKKKVSDADLQTQATTVVTSNPNASVEVKEGVAHLSGTFADQQSKDAMIAKLKAISGVKDVMDMSTVAAPAPAPVDTASAVDPAVQKKVQDAVKDFPTVKVEVVNGQLTLTGNVSAQQARKIKESVDALKIGKYNNNLIVK; from the coding sequence ATGAAAAAAACTATCGCAATGGCTGCATTGGCTGTAGCTGTATCTTTCGGAGCAGTTTCTTGCAAAAAGAAAGTTTCTGATGCTGATCTTCAGACTCAAGCTACAACTGTAGTAACTTCTAATCCCAATGCTTCTGTTGAAGTAAAAGAAGGTGTTGCTCACTTAAGCGGAACTTTCGCAGACCAACAATCTAAAGATGCGATGATTGCAAAATTAAAAGCAATTAGCGGGGTAAAAGATGTTATGGATATGTCTACTGTAGCAGCTCCGGCACCGGCACCAGTTGATACGGCTTCTGCTGTAGATCCTGCTGTTCAGAAAAAAGTTCAGGATGCTGTAAAAGATTTCCCTACTGTAAAAGTAGAAGTAGTAAACGGACAATTAACTCTTACAGGAAACGTTTCTGCTCAACAGGCAAGAAAAATCAAAGAATCTGTAGATGCTTTGAAAATCGGGAAGTATAACAATAACCTAATTGTAAAATAA
- a CDS encoding SH3 domain-containing protein encodes MSELQDKYSGVVSAAQSAGISNLQVQEQDGILYVSGNASNTAAKDAVWNALGAIDSTYSASDINIDVQVAGLASGASLTVATDESNLNIRQEPSTEAAVVGKAAKGASVTLIEQTSDDWWKVKTADGQEGYAYSRYLKA; translated from the coding sequence ATGAGCGAATTACAAGATAAATATTCAGGAGTAGTTTCAGCAGCACAATCTGCAGGAATTTCAAATCTACAGGTTCAGGAGCAGGACGGAATTCTTTATGTTTCCGGAAATGCTTCCAACACCGCTGCTAAAGACGCAGTATGGAATGCTTTAGGAGCAATTGATTCTACATACTCTGCTTCAGATATCAATATCGATGTACAGGTAGCAGGTCTTGCTTCAGGAGCTTCTTTAACTGTAGCAACTGACGAGTCTAATCTTAACATCAGACAGGAGCCTTCTACAGAAGCTGCTGTAGTAGGAAAAGCTGCGAAAGGTGCATCAGTAACTTTAATTGAGCAAACTTCTGATGACTGGTGGAAAGTGAAAACTGCCGATGGCCAGGAAGGATATGCTTATTCAAGATATTTGAAAGCTTAA
- a CDS encoding TonB-dependent receptor — MKKIVMVLALVFTAFILHAQKIHIDGKVLGFDKKPVENATVYLLKEKDSSIINYTATNKEGKFSLKMDEMKEPSLLKIDADKLSPYSKKFETISQSLSLEDIKLSKSNTVTQIDEVKITVSPVKIKKDTIEFNASSIKVRPDSKIEELLKQIPGVEINNDGKITVNGKDVDQIMINGKPFFDKDGKIALQNLPADIIKNIQFTTTKTKEEELSGKTPKSQNTTINFNIDEKKNKGLLSRLSVGYGSDKRYEASGLVSYFKGDTKISVLASSNNINSQGFSRDDVFDSMGSGRNSWTGQGGSGGSQGGGKGIQRSTTLGLNYSDKLGKDAHLDAFSLTYSNSNTDTKSKVSRATLLPEYTLQTQSENTGKNESRQYGFDASAKIKLDSLTTIYISPRFSKNSTFSVSQSQSSTLRDNTLLNESNSYSNNQSESNSFNPTIYFSRKFKKERRVVSANINTTISESNRDNLSQSQNTFYQNSGNTTDNRDQLAKSKNQNNDFNFNAGYTEPISDSATVSLEVKYTTKSSRDIRDINDFDIATGEYSKYNMLLSNSMRQKINQISPELTYQLSKKKLNIWASLNLDISDMKVNSIFNGQQYDLQKNFALPGYNVNFYYQLAEGKNLSIYNYSNFTIPSAEQLTPYKDESNPLVTSTGNPDLKNTWTNSLSFYFSNYNKIKNISYFVNAGFTYRNNDIINYSRYDASGKQIITYDNVSGNKSINAGGGFTKTFKWNNNKFTINPRFNMNYAYNNGFINGQAFTSNSYTLNPGLNLIYEIKDKMTIKPSYRLGYSFSNYTNYSIDKINTANQSLKLELTNYLFQSRFVFGNDFEYNTNSNIAPGFKKDFYFWNTSLGYSFFKKQFTAKVKVYDILNQNQSVRRTITDSYYEDREDLILKRYIMFSISMKLNKFAGKKM, encoded by the coding sequence ATGAAGAAAATAGTAATGGTACTGGCTTTGGTATTCACAGCCTTTATTCTACACGCTCAGAAAATACATATCGATGGTAAAGTATTGGGTTTTGATAAAAAGCCTGTAGAAAATGCTACCGTATATTTGTTGAAAGAAAAGGATTCGTCTATTATCAACTACACCGCCACCAATAAAGAAGGTAAGTTTTCTCTGAAAATGGATGAAATGAAAGAACCTTCGCTTTTAAAAATTGACGCTGACAAATTATCACCCTACTCAAAAAAATTTGAAACAATCTCTCAGTCTCTATCCCTGGAAGATATTAAGCTCAGTAAAAGCAATACTGTTACCCAAATTGATGAGGTCAAGATTACAGTATCTCCTGTTAAAATTAAAAAAGACACCATAGAATTTAATGCCTCATCTATCAAGGTGCGTCCCGATAGTAAAATTGAAGAACTTCTGAAGCAGATTCCCGGTGTAGAAATCAACAATGACGGGAAAATAACGGTCAACGGAAAAGATGTGGATCAGATCATGATCAATGGGAAACCTTTCTTTGATAAAGACGGTAAAATTGCCCTGCAGAATTTACCGGCTGACATCATTAAAAATATTCAGTTTACAACCACCAAAACCAAAGAAGAAGAACTTAGCGGAAAAACACCAAAGTCTCAAAATACTACTATTAATTTTAATATTGATGAAAAGAAAAACAAGGGACTGCTTTCCAGACTCTCTGTTGGTTATGGTTCAGACAAGCGGTATGAAGCCAGCGGACTTGTAAGTTATTTCAAAGGAGATACGAAAATCAGTGTTTTAGCCTCGTCAAATAATATCAATTCTCAGGGCTTTTCCCGTGATGATGTTTTTGACAGTATGGGAAGCGGCAGAAATTCCTGGACGGGCCAGGGAGGATCCGGAGGTAGCCAGGGCGGAGGAAAAGGCATACAAAGATCTACCACCTTAGGACTGAACTACAGTGATAAATTGGGAAAAGATGCACATCTGGATGCTTTTAGTTTAACCTATTCAAACTCCAATACAGATACAAAATCTAAAGTTTCCAGGGCTACACTTCTTCCGGAATATACTCTTCAGACTCAATCTGAAAATACCGGTAAAAATGAATCCAGGCAATATGGTTTTGACGCCTCAGCAAAGATTAAACTGGACTCTTTGACAACTATTTATATTTCCCCAAGGTTTAGTAAAAACAGTACCTTTTCAGTCAGCCAGTCACAATCTTCAACCCTGAGAGACAACACATTATTGAATGAAAGCAATTCTTATTCGAATAATCAATCGGAAAGTAATTCATTTAACCCCACCATTTATTTTTCCAGGAAATTTAAGAAAGAAAGACGTGTGGTTTCTGCGAATATCAACACGACTATTTCTGAATCCAATAGAGACAACCTAAGCCAGTCTCAGAATACATTTTATCAGAACTCAGGAAATACAACAGATAACCGGGATCAGCTGGCTAAAAGTAAAAATCAGAATAATGATTTTAATTTCAATGCGGGATATACTGAACCCATTTCAGACTCTGCAACGGTAAGTCTTGAAGTAAAATATACTACCAAATCGTCAAGGGATATAAGGGATATAAATGATTTTGATATAGCCACGGGAGAATATTCAAAATACAATATGCTTTTATCTAACAGTATGAGGCAAAAAATCAATCAGATTTCTCCGGAACTGACTTATCAGCTTAGCAAAAAAAAGCTGAATATTTGGGCTTCCCTGAATCTTGATATTTCAGATATGAAGGTTAATTCTATTTTTAACGGACAACAATATGATCTGCAGAAAAATTTTGCATTGCCCGGCTATAATGTAAACTTTTATTATCAGCTTGCGGAAGGTAAAAATCTAAGTATCTACAACTATTCCAATTTCACCATTCCCAGCGCAGAGCAGTTGACTCCCTATAAAGATGAATCTAATCCTTTGGTTACTTCTACCGGAAATCCTGATTTGAAAAATACATGGACGAATAGTCTATCTTTTTATTTCAGCAATTATAATAAGATTAAAAATATCAGTTACTTCGTCAATGCCGGTTTTACTTACAGAAATAATGATATTATTAATTATTCCAGATATGATGCCTCGGGTAAACAGATTATCACCTACGACAATGTAAGCGGGAATAAGAGCATTAATGCAGGCGGAGGCTTCACCAAAACCTTTAAATGGAATAACAATAAGTTTACCATTAATCCCCGGTTTAATATGAATTACGCTTATAATAATGGTTTTATCAACGGACAGGCATTTACAAGTAATTCCTATACTCTCAATCCGGGACTGAATCTTATTTATGAGATTAAAGATAAGATGACGATAAAACCTTCATACCGCCTTGGATATAGCTTTTCCAACTACACCAATTATAGCATTGACAAGATCAATACAGCCAATCAGTCTTTAAAACTGGAACTTACCAATTATCTGTTCCAGAGCAGATTTGTATTCGGAAATGATTTTGAATACAATACCAACTCCAATATAGCACCCGGTTTCAAAAAGGATTTCTACTTCTGGAATACCAGTCTGGGATATTCATTCTTTAAAAAACAATTTACTGCAAAAGTAAAAGTTTATGACATTTTAAATCAGAACCAAAGTGTAAGGAGAACAATCACAGATTCTTATTATGAAGACCGTGAAGACCTTATTCTGAAACGATATATTATGTTCTCGATCAGTATGAAGCTGAATAAATTTGCCGGTAAAAAAATGTAA
- a CDS encoding CocE/NonD family hydrolase yields the protein MKIHISVLFILFFLLGKAQSTEQKDTFVKDNFTKKEFYIPMRDGVKLFTSVYIPKDISNKNKYPFLMQRTCYSVAPYGENEYKTKIGPNSYLMKDKYIFVYQDVRGRYMSEGTFTNMTPQVEHKTKKDVDESTDTYDTIEWLLKNIKDNNGKAGQFGTSYPGFYTAVGTLAEHPALVASSPQAPISDFWNDDFLHNGRFMLGYFRTFPVFGVQKTKPENKAWYMDSFIKQTSEDGLKFYRDLGTLKDAYEKYYKNNFFMTEIMNHTNYDEFWQKRGLLPHLKNINHAVMTVGGWFDAEDLSGPLNIYKTIEKTSPKAKNTIVMGPFSHGGWGQEQGKHFHSETYFGDSIATYYQKNVETKFFNHYLKGNTKEDAGLPEALMYDTGAKVWKEFASYPPKNAQKINFYLSDKTLKKTSGQGYSEYYSDPNNPVVSSDHLKDFNGFTPRNYMSEDQRFAVGRPDVLTFTTDILTEDIAFAGEIMAKLNIASSSTDADFAVKLIDVYPEDFKPAEKKEGVIYGNYHQMVRSEIMPARFRNTKEKGEALVPGQKTAVNFRLQDVVHTFKKGHKIQIQISSTWFPLFAINPQKFLDNPNFATKEDYTKAFIKVYDDSSIEADILK from the coding sequence ATGAAAATCCATATTTCAGTTTTATTTATTCTATTTTTTCTTTTGGGGAAAGCCCAAAGTACCGAGCAGAAGGACACTTTTGTGAAAGATAATTTCACTAAAAAAGAATTTTACATTCCGATGCGTGATGGAGTTAAACTTTTTACTTCGGTGTATATTCCAAAAGATATTTCAAACAAAAACAAATATCCATTTCTGATGCAGAGAACCTGCTACAGTGTTGCTCCTTATGGTGAAAATGAATATAAAACGAAAATTGGTCCCAATAGCTATCTTATGAAGGACAAATACATCTTTGTTTATCAGGATGTACGTGGAAGATATATGAGTGAGGGAACTTTCACCAATATGACGCCGCAGGTAGAACATAAAACCAAGAAAGATGTCGATGAAAGCACCGATACGTATGATACCATTGAATGGCTTTTGAAAAACATAAAAGACAATAATGGAAAAGCAGGACAATTCGGAACCTCATATCCCGGATTTTATACTGCGGTTGGAACTCTTGCAGAACATCCTGCCTTAGTAGCTTCATCGCCTCAGGCTCCGATTTCGGATTTCTGGAATGACGATTTTCTGCACAACGGAAGATTTATGTTAGGCTATTTCAGAACCTTTCCCGTGTTTGGAGTTCAAAAAACAAAGCCGGAAAACAAGGCCTGGTATATGGATTCTTTCATCAAACAAACCTCTGAAGATGGACTAAAGTTCTACAGGGATCTTGGTACATTAAAGGATGCTTATGAAAAATATTATAAGAATAATTTCTTCATGACAGAAATTATGAATCATACCAACTATGATGAATTTTGGCAAAAAAGAGGGCTCCTTCCTCATCTGAAAAACATCAATCATGCTGTAATGACTGTCGGAGGATGGTTTGATGCAGAAGATCTTTCAGGGCCATTAAATATCTATAAAACTATTGAAAAGACCAGTCCGAAAGCAAAAAACACAATCGTCATGGGACCGTTTTCTCATGGTGGATGGGGACAAGAGCAGGGTAAACATTTTCATAGTGAAACGTATTTTGGAGACAGTATCGCCACCTATTACCAAAAAAATGTTGAAACAAAATTCTTCAACCATTACCTGAAAGGAAACACCAAAGAAGATGCCGGACTTCCTGAAGCGTTGATGTATGACACCGGAGCTAAAGTATGGAAAGAATTTGCTTCCTATCCTCCTAAAAATGCACAAAAAATTAATTTTTATTTGTCAGACAAAACCTTAAAGAAAACTTCAGGACAAGGATATTCAGAATATTATAGCGATCCGAATAATCCGGTTGTAAGTTCTGATCATTTAAAGGATTTTAATGGGTTCACGCCAAGAAATTATATGTCGGAAGACCAGAGATTTGCTGTAGGCAGACCGGATGTATTGACCTTTACAACGGATATATTGACCGAAGATATTGCTTTTGCCGGAGAAATAATGGCCAAATTAAATATTGCCTCCTCTTCTACCGACGCTGATTTTGCCGTAAAACTAATTGACGTGTATCCTGAAGACTTTAAACCTGCTGAAAAGAAAGAAGGGGTCATCTACGGAAACTATCACCAGATGGTAAGAAGTGAAATAATGCCTGCCCGATTCAGAAATACAAAAGAAAAAGGAGAAGCATTGGTTCCCGGTCAGAAAACAGCAGTCAATTTCCGACTTCAGGATGTTGTTCACACGTTTAAAAAAGGACATAAAATCCAGATTCAGATCAGCAGTACCTGGTTTCCATTATTTGCTATCAATCCACAGAAATTTTTAGATAATCCGAATTTTGCTACAAAAGAAGATTATACAAAAGCGTTTATTAAAGTCTATGATGACAGCTCTATTGAAGCTGATATCCTGAAATAA
- a CDS encoding alpha-ketoglutarate-dependent dioxygenase AlkB family protein, with protein sequence MSLFEDISDYPLNILPNDGTVHYYGKIFSKEESDRYYDYLFNQIPWENDEAMIFGKLILTKRKVAWFGEKAFEYTYSKRTKYAQLWTPELLELKQRCEQVSGETYNSCLLNLYHDGSEGMAYHSDGETDLKKHGAIASLTFGAERKFLFKHKTTGEKVEVFLENGSLLIMKGTTQENWLHRLPPTTKVKTPRVNLTFRTIEE encoded by the coding sequence ATGAGCCTCTTTGAAGATATCTCAGATTACCCGCTTAACATACTTCCGAACGACGGAACAGTTCATTATTATGGGAAAATCTTTTCAAAAGAAGAGTCTGATAGGTATTACGATTATCTTTTCAATCAGATTCCCTGGGAAAATGATGAAGCTATGATTTTTGGTAAATTGATTTTGACAAAGAGAAAAGTGGCCTGGTTTGGTGAAAAGGCTTTTGAATATACCTACTCAAAACGAACGAAATATGCTCAACTATGGACACCGGAATTACTGGAATTAAAACAGAGATGTGAACAAGTTTCCGGAGAGACCTACAACTCATGCCTTCTCAATTTATACCATGACGGTAGTGAAGGAATGGCTTACCATAGTGATGGGGAAACCGACCTGAAAAAACATGGTGCCATCGCTTCTTTGACCTTTGGAGCGGAGAGAAAGTTTCTATTCAAACATAAAACAACCGGAGAAAAAGTAGAAGTATTCCTCGAAAACGGAAGCTTGCTGATTATGAAGGGAACGACCCAGGAAAATTGGCTTCACAGACTTCCACCTACCACCAAAGTGAAAACCCCAAGGGTTAACCTTACTTTCAGAACAATTGAAGAATAA
- a CDS encoding bifunctional helix-turn-helix domain-containing protein/methylated-DNA--[protein]-cysteine S-methyltransferase, with product MSTQNQIDYNRIAKAIEYIQSNFRLQPSLEEVAENIHLSPAHFQKIFTDWAGTSPKKFLQFISLEHAKNLLKEEKASLFDAAYETGFSSTSRLHDLFVKIEGMSPAEYKNGGKSLAINYSFSESPFGNILVASTEKGICYMAFENDKEAALGDLNDKFPNASFFERQDALQQNALSIFDKDWTKLNTIKLHLKGTDFQLKVWESLLTIPMGKLSTYGSLAERIGNPKASRAVGTAIGSNPVAFLIPCHRVIQSTGHLGGYRWGSDRKQLIVGWESSHVYS from the coding sequence ATGTCCACACAAAATCAAATAGATTACAATAGAATTGCCAAAGCGATAGAGTATATCCAGAGCAATTTCAGACTTCAGCCAAGTTTGGAGGAAGTGGCAGAGAATATTCACTTGAGTCCCGCTCATTTTCAGAAAATCTTTACGGATTGGGCAGGAACAAGTCCGAAAAAATTTTTGCAGTTCATCAGTCTTGAACATGCTAAAAATTTATTGAAAGAAGAAAAAGCAAGCTTGTTTGATGCCGCTTACGAGACAGGATTTTCCAGTACAAGCAGACTTCATGATCTGTTTGTAAAAATAGAAGGAATGTCTCCGGCGGAATATAAAAACGGTGGAAAAAGCCTTGCTATCAATTATAGTTTTTCAGAAAGTCCTTTTGGAAATATATTGGTGGCATCTACAGAAAAAGGAATCTGTTATATGGCTTTTGAAAACGATAAAGAGGCAGCATTGGGAGATTTAAACGACAAATTTCCCAATGCTTCTTTTTTTGAAAGACAAGATGCACTTCAACAAAATGCATTGTCCATATTCGATAAAGACTGGACAAAACTCAATACAATTAAACTCCATTTAAAGGGAACCGATTTTCAACTTAAAGTCTGGGAAAGTCTGCTGACAATTCCAATGGGAAAGCTGTCTACTTATGGTAGTTTGGCAGAAAGAATAGGAAATCCAAAGGCTTCAAGGGCAGTAGGAACGGCAATTGGCAGCAATCCCGTCGCTTTTCTTATTCCCTGTCATCGTGTGATACAATCTACAGGACACCTTGGTGGATACCGATGGGGAAGCGACAGAAAACAGCTGATTGTGGGTTGGGAAAGTTCTCACGTTTATTCTTAA
- the speB gene encoding agmatinase, with protein sequence MKTYAGIPEENATLENSKIMLVTVPYDGTSTWGKGADKGPELFLNASENMELYDIETQTEPYLQGVYLAGEISENSTPEAMTEAVYQKTKELLNNEGKIFTLFGGEHSVSIGSIRAVGEKFENLTVLQLDAHTDLRPDFHGSTSNHACAVFEANQKHNLVQVGIRSMDVEEAQYLPEGRVFFAHEIANNENWINDVLEKVSGNVYITIDLDAFDPSIAPSTGTPEPGGLQWYPTLELLRKVFEKCNVVAFDIVELMDSPMAKPTAFLAAKLYYKMLAYNDIYNNN encoded by the coding sequence ATGAAAACATACGCTGGAATTCCCGAGGAAAACGCAACGTTGGAAAATTCGAAAATAATGTTGGTAACTGTTCCTTACGATGGAACATCAACATGGGGAAAAGGAGCTGATAAAGGGCCTGAGTTATTCTTAAACGCTTCAGAAAATATGGAGCTTTATGATATCGAAACACAGACAGAACCTTACCTTCAGGGAGTATACCTTGCAGGAGAAATTTCTGAAAATTCTACTCCGGAGGCAATGACAGAAGCTGTTTACCAGAAAACAAAAGAGCTTTTGAATAATGAAGGAAAGATATTTACGTTATTTGGAGGTGAACATTCTGTTTCTATCGGTTCTATTCGTGCGGTAGGAGAGAAGTTTGAGAACTTAACGGTTCTTCAGCTGGATGCTCACACAGATCTACGTCCTGATTTCCACGGTTCTACTTCAAACCATGCATGTGCTGTTTTTGAAGCGAACCAGAAACATAACTTAGTGCAGGTGGGAATCCGTTCTATGGATGTGGAAGAAGCTCAGTATTTACCGGAAGGAAGAGTATTCTTTGCTCACGAAATTGCAAACAATGAAAACTGGATTAATGATGTATTGGAGAAAGTTTCAGGAAATGTCTATATCACCATTGACCTTGATGCTTTTGATCCTTCCATTGCACCATCTACAGGAACTCCTGAGCCGGGTGGATTACAGTGGTATCCAACATTGGAATTATTAAGAAAAGTATTTGAAAAATGTAATGTAGTAGCATTTGACATTGTAGAATTAATGGATTCTCCGATGGCTAAGCCAACTGCTTTCTTAGCAGCAAAGTTATATTACAAAATGCTTGCTTACAACGATATTTATAACAACAACTAA
- a CDS encoding HAD family hydrolase, with the protein MPLKAVLFDMDGVIVDTEPLHRKAYFKTFDELEINVSEDLYTSFTGASTKRVSETLINEFNLNQTYETIAGIKRAHFKDYFYNDDEFDLIPGVRQLIEHYHENGIKLILASSATMTTIDMVFEKFELEKYFSGKISGADLKESKPHPEVFLLAAEMAGEPEKNCMVIEDSTNGILAAHRAKIFCAAYRSPHSKNQDYTLADTVISDYEDLELDKISKYF; encoded by the coding sequence ATGCCTTTAAAAGCTGTTCTTTTCGATATGGATGGAGTGATTGTAGATACAGAGCCATTGCATAGAAAAGCTTATTTCAAAACTTTTGATGAATTGGAAATTAATGTTTCCGAAGATCTATATACTTCTTTTACAGGAGCTTCTACAAAAAGGGTCTCTGAAACATTAATCAATGAGTTTAATTTAAATCAAACCTACGAAACTATTGCAGGCATCAAACGGGCTCACTTCAAAGATTATTTTTATAATGATGATGAATTTGATTTAATTCCCGGAGTAAGGCAACTGATTGAACATTATCACGAAAACGGTATAAAACTTATTCTGGCTTCTTCTGCAACCATGACGACCATCGATATGGTTTTTGAAAAGTTTGAACTGGAAAAATATTTCAGCGGAAAGATAAGCGGTGCCGATTTAAAGGAATCCAAACCTCATCCGGAAGTTTTCTTACTTGCTGCTGAAATGGCAGGAGAACCTGAGAAAAACTGCATGGTGATTGAAGACTCTACCAACGGAATTCTGGCAGCACATCGGGCTAAAATATTTTGTGCAGCGTATAGAAGTCCTCATTCAAAAAATCAGGATTATACATTAGCTGATACGGTCATTTCCGATTATGAAGATCTTGAACTGGATAAAATTTCTAAATATTTCTAA